Proteins encoded within one genomic window of Bradyrhizobium sp. CB1717:
- the secF gene encoding protein translocase subunit SecF, translating into MTHTVLIGLGVLIAILTVVAALGLLPSLRIVPDNTHFDFTRFRRISFPISAALSIVAITLFFTHGLNLGIDFKGGTLLEVKAKSGTADIAAMRTKLDALGLGEVQLQQFGGPENVLIRVAEQPGGDAAQQAALQKLRGALGDSVDIQRTEVLGPRVAGELLAYGMLGLMLAIVAILIYLWFRFEWQFALGAMIANVHDIVLTIGFMSISQVDFDLTSIAALLTILGYSLNDTVVIYDRIREMLRRYKKMPMPQLLNESINSTLSRSIITHVTVTLALLALLLFGGHAIHSFTAVMMFGVVLVGTYTSIFIAAPILIYLGVGEHREDAPDTATPAKKNKA; encoded by the coding sequence GTGACTCACACCGTTCTCATCGGGCTCGGCGTCCTCATTGCCATCCTCACCGTGGTCGCGGCGCTTGGCCTGTTGCCGTCGCTGCGCATCGTTCCTGATAATACCCATTTCGACTTCACGCGCTTCCGCCGCATCAGCTTCCCGATCTCGGCCGCGCTGTCGATCGTCGCCATCACGCTGTTCTTCACCCACGGGCTGAACCTCGGTATCGACTTCAAGGGCGGCACGCTGCTGGAGGTGAAGGCGAAGTCCGGCACCGCCGACATCGCGGCGATGCGCACCAAGCTCGACGCCCTGGGTCTCGGCGAAGTCCAGTTGCAGCAGTTCGGCGGCCCCGAGAACGTGCTGATCCGCGTTGCGGAACAGCCGGGGGGCGACGCCGCACAGCAGGCAGCCCTGCAGAAGCTTCGTGGCGCGCTCGGCGACAGCGTCGACATTCAGCGCACCGAGGTGCTCGGTCCGCGCGTTGCCGGTGAGCTCTTGGCCTATGGCATGCTCGGCCTGATGCTCGCGATCGTCGCGATCCTGATCTATCTCTGGTTCCGCTTCGAATGGCAGTTCGCGCTGGGCGCCATGATCGCCAACGTGCACGACATCGTGCTGACGATCGGCTTCATGTCGATCAGTCAGGTCGATTTCGACCTGACCAGCATCGCGGCGCTTTTGACCATTCTGGGCTATTCGCTCAACGACACCGTCGTCATCTACGACCGCATCCGCGAAATGCTGCGGCGCTACAAGAAGATGCCGATGCCGCAGCTGCTCAACGAGTCCATCAACTCGACGCTGTCGCGCTCGATCATCACCCACGTCACGGTGACGCTAGCGCTGCTCGCGCTGCTGCTGTTCGGCGGCCACGCCATCCACAGCTTCACCGCGGTGATGATGTTCGGCGTGGTGCTGGTCGGCACCTACACCTCGATCTTCATTGCGGCGCCGATTCTGATCTATCTCGGCGTCGGCGAGCATCGCGAGGATGCGCCCGATACGGCTACGCCGGCGAAGAAAAACAAGGCATGA
- a CDS encoding MTH938/NDUFAF3 family protein, producing the protein MAGDPNAPHFPRSAPIDAYGKGGFAFAGMSHRGSLLCLPDAIWAWDVTDPAKIDRYSLDRVFAAANSIDTLLVGTGTGHWLPPPELRQALKAVRVVLDTMQTGPAVRTYNIMIGERRRVAAALIAVP; encoded by the coding sequence ATGGCCGGCGATCCCAACGCACCGCATTTCCCGCGCTCGGCGCCGATCGATGCCTATGGCAAGGGCGGCTTCGCCTTTGCCGGCATGTCGCATCGGGGATCGCTGCTCTGCCTCCCCGACGCGATCTGGGCCTGGGACGTGACGGACCCCGCGAAGATCGACCGCTATTCGCTGGATCGGGTGTTCGCGGCGGCCAACAGCATCGACACGCTCCTGGTCGGCACCGGAACCGGCCACTGGCTGCCGCCGCCGGAGCTGCGCCAGGCGCTCAAGGCGGTGAGGGTGGTGCTGGACACGATGCAGACCGGCCCGGCCGTGCGCACCTACAACATCATGATCGGCGAACGGCGGCGCGTCGCAGCCGCGCTGATCGCCGTGCCATGA
- a CDS encoding phytoene/squalene synthase family protein, producing MSAAPPPPDSAAFCADLVRSHDFPRYAATLFAPAAERRALLALYAFNVEIVRVRDQVSQPLPGEIRLQWWTDMLSGHVHGSAEGNPVAAELLRAIRDFDLPVEPLSLLADEHQFDLYNDPMPTMAALEGYLAATSSALLMLAARIMGAPSDVAEHLARHAGLAQGIVQIIANLPRDAARRQLFVPQQVLASHGCSMEDVFAGKETPSLRAVLDQLAGEAQQHVTTALSLLAQLPPSVRPAFLPLSQAQADLKRLSQPGRNPFAPQPPSRLRTLWTLWRASRSREFTK from the coding sequence ATGAGCGCCGCGCCGCCGCCGCCCGATTCTGCTGCCTTCTGCGCCGATCTCGTGCGCAGCCACGACTTTCCGCGCTACGCCGCGACGCTGTTCGCGCCCGCCGCCGAGCGCCGCGCGCTGCTGGCGCTCTATGCTTTCAATGTCGAGATCGTCCGCGTCCGCGACCAGGTGAGCCAGCCCTTGCCCGGCGAAATCCGCCTGCAATGGTGGACCGACATGCTCTCGGGCCATGTCCATGGCAGCGCCGAGGGCAATCCGGTGGCGGCCGAGCTGCTGCGCGCGATCCGCGATTTCGACCTGCCGGTCGAGCCGCTGTCGCTGCTCGCCGACGAGCACCAGTTCGATCTCTACAACGATCCCATGCCGACCATGGCGGCGCTGGAGGGCTATCTGGCCGCGACCTCATCGGCGCTGCTCATGCTCGCAGCCCGGATCATGGGGGCGCCGTCGGACGTGGCAGAGCATCTCGCGAGGCACGCCGGGCTGGCGCAGGGCATCGTGCAAATCATCGCCAATCTGCCGCGCGATGCCGCGCGCCGGCAATTGTTCGTGCCGCAACAGGTGCTGGCGAGCCATGGCTGCAGCATGGAGGATGTCTTCGCCGGCAAGGAGACGCCGAGCCTGCGTGCCGTGCTGGACCAGCTCGCCGGCGAGGCGCAGCAGCATGTGACCACGGCCTTGTCGCTGCTGGCGCAGCTGCCGCCGTCGGTGCGACCGGCGTTTCTGCCGCTAAGCCAGGCGCAGGCCGACCTCAAGCGCCTGTCGCAGCCCGGGCGCAATCCGTTTGCGCCGCAGCCACCGTCGCGGCTGCGGACGCTGTGGACATTATGGCGGGCTTCACGTTCCCGGGAATTTACCAAATAG
- a CDS encoding threonine ammonia-lyase, translating to MAELSQTSSDLSGLPVAPGDIHTAAEIIRGAVVETPCSYSRTLSSICGCDIWLKFENLQFTSSFKERGALNRLTALTPEERARGVIAMSAGNHAQGVAYHARRLGIPATIVMPIGTPMVKVENTRHHGAEVVVTGATLEEAAAFARSHGEARGMIFVHPYDDPLVIAGQGTVGLEMLKAVPELDTLVVPIGGGGLISGIAIAAKSIKPSLRVLGVEAWLYPSMHNAIHDGNLPARGDTLAEGIAVKSPGKITTEIVRRLVDDIALVNEAELERALATLISIEKTVVEGAGAAGLAALMSDPSRFAGQKVGLVLSGGNIDTRLIASVLTRELAREGRLTQLSLDIPDRPGQLAAVAALLAEAGANIIEVSHQRTFSDLPAKATLLQLVIETRDSAHLEEVMARLSASGLSARCT from the coding sequence ATGGCTGAGTTGTCCCAAACGTCCTCCGATCTCAGCGGCCTTCCGGTCGCACCTGGCGATATTCACACCGCCGCGGAGATCATCCGGGGCGCCGTCGTCGAGACGCCCTGCAGCTACAGCCGTACACTGAGCAGTATCTGCGGCTGCGACATCTGGCTCAAATTCGAGAACCTCCAGTTCACCTCCTCATTCAAGGAGCGCGGTGCGCTTAATCGTCTGACTGCGTTGACGCCGGAGGAGCGCGCGCGGGGCGTGATCGCGATGTCCGCGGGCAATCACGCGCAGGGCGTCGCCTATCACGCCAGGCGGCTCGGCATTCCCGCCACCATCGTGATGCCGATCGGCACGCCCATGGTGAAGGTCGAGAACACAAGGCATCACGGCGCCGAGGTGGTGGTGACAGGCGCGACGCTGGAAGAGGCGGCTGCCTTTGCCCGCAGCCACGGCGAAGCCCGCGGCATGATCTTCGTCCATCCTTACGACGATCCGCTCGTGATCGCGGGGCAGGGCACCGTTGGCCTCGAGATGCTCAAGGCCGTGCCGGAGCTCGACACGCTGGTCGTCCCGATCGGTGGCGGCGGGCTGATCAGCGGCATCGCCATTGCCGCGAAGTCGATCAAGCCGTCGCTGCGGGTCCTGGGCGTCGAGGCCTGGCTCTATCCCTCGATGCACAATGCGATCCACGACGGCAATCTTCCGGCGCGCGGCGACACGCTCGCCGAAGGCATCGCGGTGAAATCGCCGGGCAAGATCACGACCGAAATCGTCCGCCGCCTCGTCGACGATATCGCGCTGGTCAACGAAGCCGAGCTCGAGCGCGCGCTGGCGACCCTGATCTCGATCGAGAAGACGGTTGTCGAAGGCGCCGGCGCCGCCGGCCTTGCCGCGTTGATGTCCGATCCGTCTCGATTCGCCGGCCAGAAGGTCGGCCTCGTCCTGAGCGGCGGCAACATCGACACAAGGCTGATCGCCTCCGTCCTCACCCGCGAACTCGCGCGCGAGGGGCGCCTGACCCAACTGTCGCTCGATATCCCTGATAGGCCCGGGCAGCTGGCCGCCGTGGCGGCACTGCTGGCCGAAGCCGGCGCCAACATCATCGAGGTCTCGCACCAGCGGACCTTCTCCGACCTGCCGGCCAAGGCGACGCTGCTGCAACTCGTGATCGAGACCCGCGACAGCGCGCATCTCGAGGAGGTCATGGCAAGGCTCAGCGCATCCGGACTGAGCGCACGCTGCACCTGA
- a CDS encoding aminotransferase class V-fold PLP-dependent enzyme translates to MIDIDRIRADTPATSRLAYLHNAGAALMPAPVVAAMKEHIDLESEIGGYAAADREASRLDSVYGSVARLLNAASDEIALVENATVAWQMAFYALPFSKGDRILTAEAEYAANYVAFLQVAERTGAIIDVVPSDATGELDIQALERMIDARVKLISITWVPTNGGLVNPAAAIGRIARAHGIPYLLDACQTVGQMEVDVEAIGCDMLSATGRKFLRGPRGTGFLYVRRALLQQLEPPMIDHFAAPWVSRDEYRLRDDARRFETWENNYAARLGLGAAIDYALDIGMGPIEQRCRLLTDRLRSGLASIRGITVRDLGRTPGAIVSFTVEGHEADAIVRSAAEAGITIGASDPASTRIDSEIRALPPLVRASPHYYNTEAEIDRLIDHLADLAPR, encoded by the coding sequence GTGATCGACATCGACCGAATTCGTGCCGACACGCCGGCCACCTCTCGGCTCGCCTATCTTCATAACGCCGGCGCGGCCCTCATGCCGGCGCCGGTTGTCGCGGCGATGAAGGAGCACATCGATCTGGAGAGCGAGATCGGGGGCTATGCGGCCGCCGACCGCGAGGCGAGCCGGCTTGATTCAGTCTACGGCTCGGTCGCGCGTCTGCTGAACGCCGCGTCTGACGAGATCGCGCTCGTGGAGAACGCGACGGTTGCCTGGCAGATGGCGTTCTACGCGCTGCCGTTCAGCAAGGGCGACCGCATCCTGACCGCCGAGGCGGAATATGCCGCCAATTATGTCGCGTTCCTGCAAGTCGCTGAACGTACGGGCGCGATCATCGACGTGGTGCCGAGCGACGCAACGGGCGAGCTCGACATCCAGGCGCTCGAACGCATGATCGACGCGCGCGTGAAGCTGATTTCCATCACCTGGGTCCCGACCAATGGCGGGCTGGTCAATCCCGCGGCGGCGATCGGCAGGATCGCGCGGGCGCACGGCATTCCCTATCTGCTCGACGCCTGCCAGACGGTCGGCCAGATGGAAGTCGACGTCGAAGCCATCGGCTGCGACATGCTGTCGGCGACGGGGCGCAAATTCCTGCGCGGCCCGCGCGGCACCGGGTTTCTCTATGTGCGCCGAGCACTGCTGCAACAGCTCGAGCCGCCGATGATCGACCATTTCGCTGCTCCCTGGGTCTCGCGCGATGAATATCGGCTGCGCGACGATGCGCGACGCTTCGAGACCTGGGAGAACAATTACGCCGCCCGGCTTGGGCTCGGCGCTGCCATCGATTATGCACTCGATATCGGCATGGGCCCCATCGAGCAGCGCTGCCGCCTGCTTACGGACCGTCTTCGCAGCGGCCTCGCCTCCATTCGCGGCATCACCGTTCGCGACCTCGGCCGCACGCCGGGTGCCATCGTCAGCTTCACGGTGGAAGGGCATGAGGCTGACGCCATTGTTCGCAGCGCCGCTGAGGCGGGCATCACCATCGGCGCTTCGGATCCGGCGAGCACACGCATCGACTCTGAAATCCGCGCGCTGCCGCCGCTCGTGCGAGCATCCCCGCATTACTACAACACGGAAGCCGAGATCGACCGGCTGATCGACCATCTCGCCGATTTGGCGCCACGCTAG
- a CDS encoding CAP domain-containing protein — MWRAVGGLIAGALLLAAAPAMADSPAEQISSFRLKHGEVRVVRDATLDRIAMDQARAMAAKDDLSHDALGPFNRRVAPAGAGRAAENIAYGYDNFEKTLGQWIDSSGHRKNLLLHNASRVGIASARNASGKRTYWAMVIAGDYEPKGKKKKDKEPLVAVKREAAPASKPKSSNCHVKLLGLCI, encoded by the coding sequence ATGTGGCGTGCGGTTGGCGGTCTGATCGCGGGCGCGCTGCTGCTTGCGGCCGCCCCCGCAATGGCCGATTCCCCGGCCGAGCAGATCTCGAGCTTCCGCCTCAAGCACGGTGAAGTCCGCGTCGTCCGCGACGCCACGCTCGACCGCATCGCCATGGACCAGGCCCGCGCGATGGCGGCAAAGGACGATCTCAGCCACGACGCGCTCGGCCCGTTCAACCGGCGCGTCGCCCCGGCCGGCGCCGGCCGCGCCGCCGAGAACATCGCCTATGGCTACGACAATTTCGAGAAGACGCTCGGGCAGTGGATCGACTCGTCCGGGCACCGCAAGAACCTCCTGCTGCACAACGCCTCCCGCGTCGGCATCGCGAGCGCCAGGAACGCCAGCGGCAAGCGCACCTATTGGGCGATGGTGATCGCCGGTGATTACGAGCCGAAGGGCAAGAAGAAAAAGGATAAGGAGCCGCTGGTTGCCGTCAAACGCGAGGCCGCACCTGCCAGCAAGCCCAAATCCAGCAACTGCCACGTCAAGCTGCTCGGCCTTTGCATCTGA
- a CDS encoding serine/threonine protein kinase, producing MSLPKDDAAELSARWIEGVLLKRDVFSTVERGRFRGDNCEVDAVLRRLDEVPWWSFLLARHLFAREKHALALAKGLNVGPELLWAGRRALVRGFVDGVALHLAKPHGDLAYFRSAKAALRRLRRAGICHNDLAKEQNWLVGRDGRAYVTDFQLAACFARRGRLYRILAYEDLRHLLKHKRSYAPEALTPRERKILAKKSFAASLWLVTGKKVYRAITRGLFNFTDREGGGRRLVNDAPVLAELIRKNPAVRDTAIVAFADRRSGVGLYAFVEADQATLEGQLRSELSAAKGPKPPEHIQVVHALPRDTSGKPRTEILQLVAMNQLDLIEPMMKNDQDRAFLKDILEQRKNLRDRFNFEADLPAG from the coding sequence ATGAGCCTCCCCAAAGACGACGCCGCAGAGCTCTCGGCGCGCTGGATCGAGGGCGTGCTGCTCAAGCGCGACGTGTTCTCGACCGTCGAGCGCGGCCGCTTCCGCGGTGACAATTGCGAGGTCGACGCGGTGCTGCGTCGGCTCGACGAGGTGCCGTGGTGGTCGTTCCTGCTGGCACGGCATCTATTCGCACGCGAGAAGCATGCGCTGGCCCTCGCCAAGGGCCTGAATGTCGGCCCAGAGCTGCTCTGGGCCGGCCGCCGCGCCTTGGTGCGCGGCTTCGTCGACGGCGTCGCACTGCATCTGGCAAAGCCCCATGGCGACCTCGCCTATTTCCGTTCGGCCAAGGCGGCGCTGCGGCGGCTGCGTCGTGCCGGCATCTGCCACAACGATCTCGCCAAGGAACAGAACTGGCTGGTCGGCCGTGACGGCCGCGCCTATGTGACGGACTTCCAGCTCGCCGCGTGCTTCGCGCGGCGCGGCCGGCTGTACCGCATCCTCGCCTATGAAGACCTGCGACATCTGCTCAAGCACAAGCGCTCCTACGCGCCGGAAGCGCTGACGCCGCGCGAGCGAAAAATCCTGGCGAAGAAGTCGTTCGCCGCGAGCCTATGGCTTGTCACCGGCAAGAAGGTCTACCGCGCCATCACCCGCGGCCTGTTCAATTTCACCGACCGCGAGGGCGGCGGCCGGCGGCTCGTCAACGATGCGCCGGTTCTGGCCGAGCTGATCCGCAAGAATCCGGCGGTGCGTGACACCGCCATCGTCGCCTTTGCCGATCGGCGCTCCGGCGTCGGTCTCTATGCCTTCGTCGAGGCGGATCAGGCCACGCTCGAAGGCCAGCTCCGAAGCGAGCTTTCGGCCGCCAAGGGTCCCAAGCCGCCGGAGCACATCCAGGTGGTGCACGCGCTGCCGCGCGACACCAGCGGCAAGCCGCGGACCGAGATCCTGCAACTGGTCGCCATGAACCAGCTCGACCTGATCGAGCCGATGATGAAGAACGACCAGGACCGCGCCTTCCTCAAGGATATCCTGGAACAGCGCAAGAACCTGCGCGACCGCTTCAATTTCGAGGCGGACCTGCCGGCCGGCTAG
- the trmFO gene encoding methylenetetrahydrofolate--tRNA-(uracil(54)-C(5))-methyltransferase (FADH(2)-oxidizing) TrmFO, whose translation MTGPHSNNVHVIGAGLAGSEAAWQVAKAGVPVVLHEMRPDRMTEAHRTDGLAELVCSNSFRSDDAANNAVGLLHAEMRRLDSLIMRAADANQVPAGGALAVDREGFSAAVTKALNEHPLIEIARGEVAGLPPYDWSNVIVATGPLTSAPLADAIRELTDESALAFFDAIAPIVHRESIDMSVAWFQSRYDKVGPGGNGADYINCPMTKEQYDGFVAALIAGEKTEFKEWETNTPYFDGCLPIEVMAERGPETLRHGPMKPVGLTNPHDPTTKAYAIVQLRQDNKLSTLYNIVGFQTKLKYGEQQRIFRTIPGLEKAEFARLGGLHRNTFLNSPKLLDSQLRLRAQPRLRFAGQMTGCEGYVESASVGLIAGLYAAADARGETLTSPPGTTALGSLLGHITGGHIETIEPGTRSFQPMNINFGLFPPLASVPTKKPDGTRLRGNEKTVAKKQAMSARALADLDRWIADHLRIAAAA comes from the coding sequence ATGACAGGACCCCATTCCAATAATGTGCATGTGATCGGCGCCGGCCTTGCGGGCTCCGAGGCCGCCTGGCAGGTCGCCAAAGCCGGCGTGCCCGTGGTGCTGCACGAGATGCGGCCGGACCGCATGACCGAGGCGCACCGCACCGACGGGCTCGCCGAGCTCGTCTGCTCCAATTCGTTTCGCTCGGATGACGCCGCCAACAATGCCGTCGGCCTCCTCCACGCCGAGATGCGCCGCCTCGACTCGCTGATCATGCGCGCAGCCGACGCCAACCAGGTGCCCGCCGGTGGCGCGCTCGCGGTCGATCGCGAGGGCTTCTCTGCGGCCGTCACCAAGGCGCTGAACGAGCATCCCCTGATCGAGATTGCCCGCGGCGAGGTCGCAGGCCTGCCGCCGTACGACTGGAGCAACGTCATCGTTGCGACCGGCCCCCTCACCTCCGCCCCGCTGGCCGACGCCATCCGCGAGCTGACCGACGAGAGTGCCCTCGCCTTCTTCGATGCGATCGCTCCGATCGTGCACCGCGAATCCATCGACATGTCGGTGGCTTGGTTCCAGTCGCGCTACGACAAGGTCGGCCCCGGCGGCAACGGCGCCGACTACATCAACTGCCCGATGACCAAGGAGCAGTATGACGGCTTCGTCGCAGCCCTGATCGCCGGCGAGAAGACCGAGTTCAAGGAGTGGGAGACCAACACGCCCTATTTCGACGGCTGCCTGCCGATCGAGGTGATGGCGGAGCGCGGGCCTGAGACGCTGCGCCACGGCCCGATGAAGCCGGTCGGCCTCACCAATCCGCACGATCCCACCACGAAGGCCTACGCCATCGTGCAGCTGCGCCAGGACAACAAGCTCAGCACGCTCTACAACATCGTCGGCTTCCAGACGAAGCTGAAATATGGCGAACAGCAGCGCATCTTCCGCACCATTCCAGGGCTGGAGAAGGCCGAGTTCGCCCGCCTCGGCGGCCTGCATCGCAACACCTTCCTGAATTCACCAAAGCTGCTCGACAGCCAGTTGCGCCTGCGCGCGCAGCCGCGGCTCCGCTTTGCCGGCCAGATGACGGGCTGCGAGGGCTATGTGGAATCGGCCAGCGTCGGCCTGATTGCCGGCCTCTACGCAGCCGCGGATGCGCGTGGCGAAACGCTGACGAGCCCGCCGGGCACGACGGCCCTCGGGTCATTACTTGGCCACATCACCGGCGGCCACATCGAGACGATCGAGCCGGGCACGCGCTCGTTTCAGCCGATGAACATCAATTTCGGACTGTTCCCACCGCTCGCGAGCGTGCCGACCAAGAAGCCCGACGGCACGCGGCTGCGCGGCAACGAGAAGACGGTGGCCAAGAAGCAGGCGATGAGCGCACGGGCGCTCGCCGATCTCGATCGCTGGATCGCCGATCACCTGCGCATTGCCGCCGCCGCGTGA
- a CDS encoding DUF1127 domain-containing protein: MLLSLIRMIQAFRDYQRNVAELSQLSDRELADIGLDRSDIPRVAAGQYQG, encoded by the coding sequence ATGCTGCTCTCGCTCATCCGCATGATCCAGGCCTTCCGGGACTATCAGCGCAATGTTGCCGAGTTGTCCCAGCTCAGCGATCGCGAACTGGCCGACATCGGCCTCGATCGCTCGGACATCCCGCGCGTTGCCGCCGGCCAGTATCAGGGCTGA
- a CDS encoding lytic murein transglycosylase has protein sequence MTPTISRLALAALALSASILSAEPALSAAACGSGNFDAWLADFKADAAAKGISQQAITAGLAGVTLDQSVLNRDKSQKVFTQTFEEFSGRMVPPRMTRGSNMMKQYGSVLSRIEQTYGVPGEVLVAIWGLETDFGVNTGKFATIRSLATLAYDCRRSDQFRAELLDALRIVQRGDLAPADMKGAWAGELGQTQFMPSSWMKYAVDFDGNGKRDLLHNAPDVLASTANYLAGYGWQKGKDWQPGSPNFAVLQQWNKSEVYSKTVAYFAAQLARAP, from the coding sequence ATGACCCCGACGATTTCTCGTCTCGCTCTCGCAGCCCTCGCCCTCTCCGCGTCAATCCTCTCCGCCGAGCCAGCGCTTTCCGCTGCTGCCTGCGGCTCGGGCAATTTCGACGCCTGGCTTGCGGATTTCAAAGCCGACGCCGCCGCCAAGGGTATTTCGCAGCAGGCCATCACTGCGGGCCTGGCCGGCGTGACGCTCGACCAGAGCGTGCTCAACCGCGACAAGTCGCAAAAGGTCTTCACCCAGACCTTTGAGGAGTTTTCCGGCCGCATGGTGCCGCCGCGCATGACGCGCGGCTCCAACATGATGAAGCAATACGGCTCGGTGCTGTCGCGTATCGAGCAGACCTACGGCGTGCCGGGCGAGGTGCTGGTCGCGATCTGGGGTCTGGAGACCGATTTCGGCGTCAACACCGGCAAGTTCGCCACCATCCGCTCGCTGGCGACGCTGGCCTATGACTGCCGTCGTTCCGATCAGTTTCGCGCCGAGCTGCTGGATGCGCTGCGCATCGTCCAGCGTGGCGACCTCGCGCCAGCCGACATGAAGGGAGCCTGGGCCGGCGAGCTCGGCCAGACCCAGTTCATGCCGTCGTCCTGGATGAAATATGCCGTCGACTTCGACGGCAACGGCAAGCGGGATCTCCTGCACAACGCGCCCGACGTGCTCGCCTCCACCGCCAATTATCTCGCCGGCTATGGCTGGCAGAAGGGGAAGGATTGGCAGCCGGGCAGCCCGAACTTCGCGGTGCTGCAGCAGTGGAACAAGAGCGAGGTCTATTCCAAGACTGTCGCCTATTTTGCCGCCCAGCTCGCGCGCGCTCCTTAA
- a CDS encoding DUF2189 domain-containing protein, which yields MATLYQGNVPTMAQPTDAAGPVIRTIRLSDLHEALRRGWEDFKAVPSHAIILCVIYPVLGLVLARVVMGYSVLPLLFPLAAGFALIGPFAALGLYELSSRRERYEEASAWDAMEVLRSPSFGAMLGLGTLLLALFVTWVATAQAIYVAAFGYEGVTGISDFLTRVLTTRQGWWLIVVGCGTGFLFALAALCLSAVSFPLMLDRHAGAFEAMVTSLRVVARNPVPMAAWGLIVAVLLALGTIPAFLGLAVVIPLLGHATWHLYRKVIVSDPGARPVPPPPHRPRKPAADFPANLFPWRNRTDA from the coding sequence ATGGCGACACTCTACCAGGGCAATGTCCCGACGATGGCCCAGCCCACTGATGCGGCTGGACCAGTCATTCGAACCATTCGCCTGTCCGATCTGCACGAGGCGCTCCGGCGCGGCTGGGAGGATTTCAAGGCGGTTCCGAGCCACGCCATCATCCTGTGCGTGATCTATCCGGTGCTGGGCCTCGTGCTCGCCCGCGTGGTGATGGGCTATTCGGTGCTGCCGCTGCTGTTTCCGCTGGCCGCGGGCTTCGCCCTGATCGGCCCGTTCGCCGCCCTCGGCCTCTACGAGCTGTCGAGCCGACGCGAACGCTATGAGGAGGCCAGTGCCTGGGATGCCATGGAGGTGCTGCGCTCGCCTTCGTTCGGCGCGATGCTCGGCCTCGGCACGCTGCTGCTCGCGCTGTTCGTGACCTGGGTTGCCACCGCGCAGGCGATCTATGTCGCGGCGTTCGGTTATGAGGGGGTGACTGGGATCTCGGATTTCCTGACGCGCGTGCTGACGACCCGGCAGGGCTGGTGGCTGATCGTGGTCGGCTGCGGCACAGGCTTCCTGTTCGCGCTCGCCGCGCTCTGCCTCAGCGCCGTGTCGTTCCCGCTCATGCTCGACCGCCATGCGGGCGCGTTCGAGGCCATGGTGACCTCGCTGCGCGTCGTCGCCAGGAACCCGGTGCCGATGGCGGCCTGGGGCCTGATCGTCGCCGTGCTGCTGGCGCTCGGCACGATCCCGGCGTTCCTTGGCCTCGCCGTCGTGATCCCCCTACTCGGCCACGCCACCTGGCATCTCTACCGCAAGGTGATCGTCTCCGATCCCGGCGCGCGGCCCGTACCGCCTCCGCCGCATCGTCCGCGCAAACCGGCCGCCGACTTCCCCGCCAATCTCTTCCCGTGGCGGAATCGAACGGACGCTTAA
- a CDS encoding DUF3597 domain-containing protein, whose translation MSIFGKIMGAIFGSHPASAAPAGGAAPGSAPAGTAPAGSAPASAPMATVDVAAIVDAAVAAHKGEKLEWRTSIVDLMKALDIDSSLAARKDLAKELGYSGDMNDSASMNVWLHKQVMSKLAANGGKLPPEIKH comes from the coding sequence ATGAGTATTTTCGGGAAAATCATGGGCGCGATCTTCGGCAGCCATCCGGCTTCCGCAGCGCCCGCCGGTGGCGCAGCGCCGGGCAGTGCCCCCGCAGGGACCGCGCCAGCCGGATCGGCGCCGGCGTCCGCGCCGATGGCGACCGTGGACGTTGCGGCCATCGTCGACGCGGCGGTCGCCGCGCACAAGGGCGAGAAGCTGGAATGGCGCACCTCGATCGTCGACCTCATGAAGGCGCTCGACATCGACTCCAGCCTGGCCGCGCGCAAGGACCTCGCCAAGGAGCTCGGCTACAGCGGCGACATGAACGACTCGGCCAGCATGAACGTCTGGCTGCACAAGCAGGTGATGTCCAAGCTCGCTGCCAATGGCGGCAAGCTGCCGCCCGAGATCAAGCACTGA
- a CDS encoding GNAT family N-acetyltransferase, with protein sequence MAASVRDNKDKSRFELDVGSDIAFANYRLTPSAVIITHTETPRALRGRGIASELVKGALDLIRRDGRKVIAGCGFVVDYLDKHPEDADLVA encoded by the coding sequence ATGGCGGCATCGGTACGCGACAACAAGGACAAGAGCCGCTTCGAGCTCGATGTCGGCAGCGACATCGCCTTCGCCAATTACCGCCTGACGCCGTCGGCGGTGATCATCACCCATACCGAGACGCCGCGCGCGCTGCGCGGCCGCGGCATCGCCTCCGAGCTGGTCAAGGGTGCGCTGGATCTGATCCGCCGCGACGGCAGGAAGGTGATCGCCGGCTGCGGCTTCGTCGTCGACTATCTCGACAAGCATCCGGAGGATGCCGACCTCGTCGCCTGA